In the Brevinematales bacterium genome, one interval contains:
- the bfr gene encoding bacterioferritin, which translates to MKGNEKLIGVLNSLLADELTAINQYMVHSEMADNWGYLKLHKHFEKRAIDEMKHAEKLIGRILFLEGMPIVSQLKNIHIGTDITKMLANDNAAEADAIKAYNEAIILAGEVKDYATRDFLQGILNDEDAHMDGIEELQDQISQMTLPTFLTTQTKE; encoded by the coding sequence TCTTTTAGCTGACGAACTGACGGCGATCAACCAGTATATGGTGCATTCCGAGATGGCGGATAACTGGGGATACCTCAAGCTGCATAAGCATTTCGAAAAGCGCGCGATCGACGAGATGAAGCACGCGGAGAAGCTGATCGGGCGTATTTTGTTCCTCGAGGGGATGCCGATAGTGTCGCAGTTGAAAAATATCCATATCGGCACCGATATCACAAAGATGCTCGCGAACGACAACGCCGCCGAAGCGGACGCGATCAAGGCGTATAACGAGGCGATTATCCTCGCTGGTGAGGTAAAGGACTATGCGACCCGCGATTTCCTGCAGGGTATCCTGAACGACGAGGACGCGCATATGGACGGTATCGAGGAGCTTCAGGACCAGATCAGCCAGATGACCCTCCCGACATTCCTTACTACGCAGACTAAGGAATAG